The following coding sequences are from one Sphaeramia orbicularis chromosome 11, fSphaOr1.1, whole genome shotgun sequence window:
- the col8a2 gene encoding collagen alpha-2(VIII) chain — protein sequence MLLAPVCVLLMLGGRALAGGYPPIPHMKYMQPMMKGPIGPPFREGKGHYVDMPPMMEIKGEPGPAGKPGPRGPPGPAGLPGKPGLGKPGLNGQPGPQGPPGFPGIGKPGLPGLPGKLGPKGMPGLNGEVGPRGEPGPRGPPGQPGLPGPAGLSLNGKPGLPGTRGPPGSKGEPGIKGISGPPGERGLKGENGNGKPGPPGIRGPPGLKGSPGPSGLPGIGKPGPKGLPGIPGSKGDQGLPGDRGEPGESGAPGLQGLPGPVGLGKPGIDGLPGAPGLLGPKGEQGQRGLPGFPGTPGYGKPGLIGPKGDKGHGGLPGLPGDKGEQGMVGPIGEPGLDGQPGPQGLQGPMGLPGKHGMTGQKGELGPQGPPGLPGLRGEQGHSGLPGKPGIPGDKGLPGLNGPLGKPGPKGEAGHIGLPGNPGLTGAPGAKGEPGFMGTPGPRGQSGIPGLQGPMGPMGPQGAPGPKGEPGLPGPAGLGKLGEKGAIGPQGPPGKPGPAGLNGNPGPPGPPGPPGPPGNGQTVVAGPTDSQLEGDEVPGDRKGPAYSQVPLSASVAPAFTAILTTPFPPSAMPIKFDRTLYNGQNAYSSSTGMFTAPLSGVYYFAYHMHVKGTSLWVALYKNNVPATYTYDEYKKGYMDQASGSAVLELKEGDQVWVQMPSDQANGLYSTEYIHSSFSGFLLCPT from the exons GACATTACGTCG ACATGCCACCCATGATGGAAATAAAGGGGGAACCTGGTCCAGCAGGAAAGCCTGGACCGAGAGGTCCCCCTGGGCCAGCAGGACTTCCAGGAAAACCTGGACTTGGGAAGCCTGGCCTCAATGGACAGCCAGGGCCTCAGGGACCTCCTGGCTTTCCAGGAATTGGTAAACCTGGACTTCCTGGTCTACCAGGTAAACTTGGACCAAAGGGGATGCCAGGACTTAATGGTGAGGTCGGCCCTCGTGGTGAACCAGGTCCTAGAGGTCCTCCAGGGCAGCCTGGTCTGCCTGGACCTGCTGGTCTATCTCTAAATGGGAAACCAGGGCTCCCAGGTACCAGGGGCCCTCCTGGGTCTAAGGGTGAACCAGGAATAAAGGGCATTTCTGGCCCACCAGGGGAACGTGGACTTAAAGGTGAGAATGGAAATGGGAAGCCAGGGCCTCCAGGTATAAGAGGTCCACCAGGGCTGAAAGGCAGTCCTGGCCCATCTGGTCTCCCAGGTATTGGCAAACCAGGTCCAAAAGGTTTACCAGGAATACCTGGTTCCAAAGGTGATCAAGGATTACCAGGAGACCGAGGTGAACCTGGAGAGAGTGGAGCTCCAGGTCTGCAAGGTCTGCCAGGGCCAGTTGGGTTAGGAAAGCCTGGGATAGATGGATTGCCAGGAGCACCAGGTCTATTAGGTCCAAAAGGTGAGCAAGGTCAAAGAGGTCTTCCTGGATTTCCAGGGACTCCTGGCTACGGAAAACctggtctgattggaccaaaaGGAGATAAGGGACATGGTGGATTGCCTGGTCTCCCAGGGGACAAAGGAGAGCAAGGAATGGTGGGACCAATTGGGGAACCTGGTCTTGATGGACAACCAGGACCACAAGGACTTCAAGGCCCAATGGGACTTCCAGGCAAACATGGAATGACAGGACAGAAGGGAGAATTGGGGCCCCAGGGTCCTCCGGGATTGCCTGGCCTCAGAGGTGAGCAAGGCCACAGTGGACTCCCTGGAAAACCAGGCATCCCTGGGGACAAAGGCCTCCCTGGTCTGAATGGTCCACTCGGGAAACCTGGACCTAAAGGTGAGGCAGGGCATATTGGCTTACCAGGAAATCCAGGACTGACAGGGGCTCCAGGTGCTAAAGGTGAACCGGGGTTTATGGGCACTCCAGGTCCCAGAGGTCAGTCAGGCATTCCTGGTCTTCAGGGGCCCATGGGTCCCATGGGGCCACAGGGTGCCCCTGGCCCAAAAGGTGAACCTGGACTTCCAGGGCCAGCAGGACTAGGCAAACTGGGTGAGAAGGGAGCTATTGGTCCCCAAGGTCCTCCAGGGAAACCAGGTCCCGCCGGGCTTAATGGTAATCCTGGCCCTCCAGGGCCTCCTGGGCCTCCAGGTCCTCCAGGAAACGGCCAAACAGTTGTTGCTGGGCCAACAGATTCACAGTTGGAAGGTGATGAAGTACCAGGGGACAGGAAGGGGCCCGCTTACAGCCAGGTTCCACTCTCGGCCTCTGTCGCTCCAGCCTTCACCGCCATCCTCACCACACCCTTCCCTCCGTCCGCCATGCCAATCAAATTTGACAGGACCCTGTACAACGGGCAAAACGCCTACAGCTCTTCAACTGGCATGTTTACTGCTCCTCTCTCTGGTGTCTACTACTTTGCGTATCACATGCATGTAAAGGGAACTAGCCTGTGGGTGGCGCTGTACAAGAACAATGTACCAGCCACCTACACCTATGACGAATACAAGAAAGGCTACATGGACCAGGCATCTGGTAGTGCTGTGCTAGAGCTGAAGGAGGGTGACCAGGTTTGGGTCCAGATGCCCTCGGATCAGGCAAACGGCCTCTACTCCACCGAGTACATCCACTCTTCCTTCTCAGGGTTCCTGCTCTGTCCCACATAA